One Solanum lycopersicum chromosome 4, SLM_r2.1 DNA window includes the following coding sequences:
- the LOC101263808 gene encoding uncharacterized protein: MPPEPLPWDRKDFFKERKHDRWREPTPHHHYTSSRWNPDYRSRATSGHGGKQGSYHMCPEEPGHGFMPSRSNDKIVEDESNRPSRGDGGRYGRNSRENRSFGQRDWRGGHSWEAASPSGSARQNDATNDQRSMDIAVPHSLSHPHSEHVNTCDQSHSREQHNKSGSINGTASVGQRFERESSLGSIEWRPLKWTRSGSLSSRGSLSHSGSSKSMGVDSNETKPELQLGNSKAVKSLTGDATACVTSATPSEETSSRKKPRLGWGEGLAKYEKKKVEGPEDNAVKVGASISGDSAEPGHSQPLNLADRSPRVAVFPDCPSPATPSSVACSSSPGLEDKQLVKATNIDQDVGNLCGSPSVVSQYYSEGSGFNLENWDLAQISNLNSSINELLLSEDPNSVDSGFMRSTAVNKLIVWKSDITKALEKTEVEIDSLENELKTFISGPENNQLVPSASCSPPKDCYANSQEDQGATSNTASRPAPLLVDIPDDLMGQEEADIHGNEPAEVKVEDIDSPGSATSKFVQLPSEKSVEPVVSMRHGGMLISDDSMSRRLNVNMCSITEEKAKSRSSDLKLCNFNEEKARDAIACGESSQPTANHSDSSSNGSSNCGKDALYNLIIAANKDSAERAFEVFKNQLPASKCSFDFSRAVRGSSFQIDPAVKERFVKRKQFQQFKEKIIALKFRVHQHLWKEDIRMLSVRKFRAKSQKKFDFSLRPVQIGHQKHRSTIRSRFSATVGSLSLVPSSEILNFASRLLSELGAKVYRNTLRMPALILDKKERKMSRFISKNSLVADPCAVEEERGLINPWTPEERENFIDKLAAFGKDFRKIASFLDHKTTADCIEFYYKNHKSDCFERTRKKSEYSKQAKVCSANTYLVASSGKRWNREANSVSLDILGAASALAANVEDSIEIQPKGMSKYSVRMVNEYKASRLNELERSNSLDVCHSERETVAADVLAGICGSLSSEAMSSCITSSVDPGEGNQEWKHLKVGLSTRLPRTPEVTQRVDDETCSDDSCGEMEPTDWTDEEKSTFVQAVSAYGKDFVMVSGCVGTRSRDQCKIFFSKARKCLGLDKILPGSGNLDRLDMNGGSDPDACVMETKKSSLMLENVSDLCMDAGILKPDLTSSDDRDEAGELDSVDTELVSKNSVQVNCHVDKQEVDFNRDCEIQIGVCIGSGQGDEDLITVSREGVEIDGDASEIGLPYIPCEVSTKPLGEEIRGVVSSPVHDLKNRKAEKTEVSRSNCSLEDRKPNMVLFGNNSRLAAARGGGLCPLNGSRNMTQLESDSECKLDVNYLESNISFQRKQISEASNADKLSELELENVGDKQCENATQSAEQPLSSTSRSAQVESCQILGSYLLGESTLTENGDPGCRASAALQEVQVGRNLQLDTFSTTCFLQKCNGTNRGGCSVSDLVPNREQTGSSSSVVEKPCRNGDVKLFGQILSKPCPKANPSSNAEPIDGSNQMLKVGSNSFSASHSLEGNSATAKFERNNFLGSENHPLRSFGFWDGSRIQTGFSSLPDSAILLAKYPAAFGSYGLSSTKMEQPSLHGVVKTTERNLNSPPVFAARDSSSNSAVAGSDYQVYRNRDVQPFTIEMKQRQDAVFSEMQRRNGFDVVGIPQQARGVVVGRGGILQCSGVVSDPVAAIKMHYAKAEQFSGQAGSIMREDDSWRSKGDVSR; this comes from the exons ATGCCGCCAGAGCCATTGCCTTGGGATCGAAAGGACTTCTTCAAGGAGAGGAAGCACGATCGGTGGAGGGAGCCTACACCCCACCACCACTACACTTCTTCACGATGGAATCCTGATTATCGTTCTAGAGCCACTTCTG GTCATGGTGGTAAGCAGGGTAGTTATCACATGTGTCCTGAAGAACCTGGACATGGTTTCATGCCTTCTCGTTCGAATGATAAGATTGTTGAAGATGAGAGCAATCGGCCATCTCGCGGGGATGGTGGGAGATATGGAAGAAATAGCAGGGAAAATAGGTCCTTTGGTCAGAGGGACTGGAGAGGTGGTCACTCCTGGGAAGCTGCATCCCCCAGTGGTTCTGCAAGACAGAACGATGCTACAAATGATCAGAGGTCAATGGATATTGCGGTGCCTCACAGTCTTTCTCATCCTCATTCTGAGCATGTTAACACATGTGATCAATCTCACTCCAGAGAGCAGCACAATAAGAGTGGTAGTATTAACGGAACTGCAAGCGTGGGGCAAAGATTTGAGAGGGAGAGCTCGCTGGGGTCAATCGAATGGAGGCCATTGAAATGGACTCGGTCTGGAAGCTTATCATCAAGGGGATCATTAAGTCATTCTGGTAGCTCAAAAAGTATGGGAGTGGATTCTAATGAGACAAAGCCTGAATTGCAGCTTGGAAACTCGAAAGCTGTTAAATCTCTTACAGGGGATGCAACTGCTTGTGTAACTTCTGCTACCCCCTCTGAAGAGACATCTTCCAGGAAGAAACCGCGTCTGGGTTGGGGAGAAGGACTGGCCAAGTATGAGAAGAAGAAAGTTGAAGGTCCTGAGGATAATGCTGTAAAGGTTGGAGCTTCTATATCTGGTGATAGTGCGGAACCTGGTCATTCTCAGCCCTTGAACCTGGCAGATAGAAGCCCAAGAGTTGCTGTTTTTCCCGATTGTCCCTCTCCTGCTACACCGTCGTCAGTTGCTTGTAGTTCTTCTCCAG GTCTTGAGGATAAACAATTAGTCAAGGCAACAAACATTGATCAGGATGTTGGTAATTTATGTGGCTCACCCAGTGTTGTCTCCCAGTATTATTCTGAGGGATCAGGTTTTAACTTAGAGAATTGGGATCTTGCTCAAATTTCCAACTTGAACTCTTCAATCAATGAATTGCTACTATCAGAGGACCCAAATTCTGTGGACTCTGGTTTTATGAGATCAACTGCAGTTAACAAGTTGATAGTGTGGAAGAGTGATATTACTAAGGCCCTGGAAAAAACTGAAGTTGAGATTGATTCACTTGAGAATGAACTGAAGACATTTATCTCTGGACCTGAAAATAACCAGCTTGTTCCATCTGCTTCCTGTTCTCCACCAAAAGATTGCTATGCAAATTCTCAGGAAGATCAAGGCGCTACTTCTAATACAGCTTCCAGACCTGCTCCTTTGCTAGTTGATATACCAGATGATTTGATGGGACAGGAAGAGGCTGATATACATGGTAATGAGCCGGCCGAGGTGAAAGTAGAGGACATTGATAGCCCTGGTAGTGCAACTTCGAAGTTTGTTCAATTGCCCTCTGAGAAAAGTGTGGAACCTGTTGTTTCCATGAGACATGGTGGAATGTTGATTTCAGATGACAGTATGTCTAGAAGATTGAATGTCAACATGTGCAGTATAACTGAGGAGAAGGCTAAGTCTAGAAGTTCAGATTTAAAGCTATGCAACTTCAACGAGGAAAAAGCAAGGGATGCAATTGCTTGCGGGGAGAGCTCCCAGCCAACTGCAAATCATTCTGATTCCTCTTCCAATGGCAGTTCGAATTGTGGAAAAGATGctttatataatttgataataGCTGCCAACAAAGATTCTGCAGAAAGAGCATTTGAAGTATTTAAGAACCAACTGCCTGCTAGCAAATGCAGTTTTGATTTTTCAAGAGCGGTCAGAGGCTCTTCGTTTCAAATTGATCCTGCGGTTAAGGAAAGATTTGTTAAGAGGAAGCAGTTTCAACAGTTCAAAGAAAAGATAATTGCCTTAAAGTTTAGGGTACATCAGCACCTTTGGAAGGAGGATATTCGCATGCTTTCCGTTAGGAAGTTTCGTGCAAAGTCTCAGAAAAAGTTTGACTTCAGTCTGCGCCCTGTGCAGATAGGACATCAAAAACACCGTTCCACAATTCGTTCACGATTTTCTGCTACTG TTGGAAGCTTAAGTCTGGTACCGTCATCAGAAATATTGAACTTTGCAAGCAGGCTGCTCTCAGAACTTGGGGCAAAGGTCTACAGGAACACATTAAGGATGCCTGCTTTAATTTTAGATAAGAAGGAGAGGAAAATGTCAAGGTTCATTTCAAAGAACAGTCTGGTGGCAGATCCCTGCGCTGTCGAGGAAGAAAGGGGTCTGATCAATCCGTGGACCCCTGAGGAGAGAGAAAACTTTATTGACAAGCTTGCTGCCTTTGGGAAAGACTTCAGGAAGATAGCTTCTTTTCTTGATCACAAAACAACTGCTGACTGCATTGAGTTCTATTATAAGAATCACAAATCAGATTGTTTTGAGAGAACAAGGAAGAAATCAGAGTACTCTAAACAAGCAAAAGTTTGTTCTGCAAATACATACCTTGTTGCTTCTTCTGGGAAAAGATGGAACCGTGAAGCTAATTCTGTTTCTCTCGATATCTTAGGTGCTGCATCAGCACTTGCAGCTAATGTGGAGGATAGTATTGAAATTCAGCCAAAGGGTATGTCAAAGTATAGTGTTCGAATGGTCAATGAGTACAAGGCGTCCAGACTCAATGAGTTGGAGAGGTCGAACAGTCTTGATGTATGTCATAGTGAAAGAGAAACAGTGGCTGCTGATGTTTTGGCTGGTATTTGTGGATCCTTATCATCAGAAGCTATGAGTTCTTGCATTACGAGTTCAGTTGATCCTGGTGAAGGGAACCAGGAGTGGAAGCACCTGAAAGTGGGTTTGTCGACCAGATTGCCCCGGACTCCTGAGGTTACCCAGAGAGTTGATGATGAAACCTGTTCAGATGATAGCTGTGGGGAGATGGAACCTACTGATTGGACAGATGAAGAGAAATCAACCTTCGTCCAAGCTGTGTCAGCTTATGGAAAGGATTTTGTTATGGTCTCAGGATGTGTTGGAACGAGATCCCGTGATCAATGCAAGATCTTCTTTAGCAAGGCTAGGAAGTGTCTTGGATTAGATAAGATTCTTCCTGGATCTGGTAATTTGGATAGGCTTGATATGAACGGTGGAAGTGATCCTGATGCTTGTGTCATGGAGACCAAAAAATCAAGTTTGATGTTGGAAAACGTATCTGATTTATGTATGGATGCAGGGATTTTGAAGCCTGATTTGACCAGTTCTGATGACAGAGACGAGGCTGGAGAACTGGATTCTGTAGATACTGAACTTGTGTCTAAGAATTCAGTTCAGGTAAACTGTCATGTAGATAAGCAAGAGGTGGATTTTAACAGGGACTGTGAGATTCAGATTGGTGTTTGTATTGGAAGTGGTCAAGGGGATGAGGATCTGATTACAGTTTCTCGGGAAGGTGTTGAAATTGATGGAGATGCCTCAGAGATTGGCCTGCCTTACATACCGTGTGAAGTTTCTACCAAGCCTTTAGGGGAAGAAATCAGGGGAGTTGTTTCTTCGCCTGTACatgatttgaaaaatagaaaagcAGAAAAAACTGAAGTAAGTAGGTCGAACTGCTCTTTGGAAGACAGAAAGCCCAATATGGTGTTGTTTGGGAATAATTCTCGTCTTGCTGCTGCTAGGGGAGGGGGATTATGTCCTCTTAATGGATCCCGGAATATGACTCAGTTAGAATCTGATTCTGAGTGTAAGCTAGATGTGAATTACTTAGAAAGCAATATTTCGTTTCAGAGGAAACAGATATCTGAAGCTTCTAATGCTGATAAATTATCAGAGCTGGAACTTGAGAATGTTGGTGATAAGCAGTGTGAGAATGCTACTCAGTCAGCTGAGCAGCCCTTGTCAAGCACTTCACGGTCAGCCCAGGTTGAATCCTGCCAGATTCTTGGCAGCTATTTATTGGGAGAGTCTACTCTCACGGAGAATGGAGATCCAGGCTGCAGAGCTTCAGCTGCATTGCAAGAAGTCCAGGTGGGTAGGAATCTACAATTAGATACATTTTCTACAACTTGCTTTCTCCAGAAGTGCAATGGTACGAATCGCGGTGGTTGTTCTGTTTCTGATCTGGTTCCTAACCGAGAACAGACAGGAAGTAGTTCATCAGTTGTGGAGAAACCTTGTAGGAATGGCGATGTGAAATTGTTTGGACAGATTCTCAGTAAACCATGCCCCAAGGCAAATCCCAGTTCTAATGCAGAGCCGATTGATGGTAGCAATCAGATGTTGAAAGTTGGTAGCAATTCCTTTAGTGCAAGTCATAGTTTAGAAGGCAATTCAGCCACTGCAAAATTCGAGCGAAATAACTTCCTGGGTTCTGAGAATCATCCATTGAGGAGTTTTGGTTTTTGGGATGGGAGTAGAATTCAGACAGGGTTTTCTTCGTTGCCCGATTCTGCTATCCTGCTGGCTAAATATCCTGCGGCATTTGGTAGCTATGGGTTATCTTCCACCAAAATGGAGCAGCCTAGTTTGCATGGGGTTGTGAAGACGACTGAGCGGAATTTGAACAGTCCCCCTGTGTTTGCAGCAAGAGATTCAAGTAGCAACAGTGCAGTAGCAGGATCAGATTATCAAGTGTACAGAAATCGAGATGTGCAGCCTTTTACAATAGAGATGAAACAGAGGCAAGACGCAGTATTCTCTGAGATGCAAAGAAGAAATGGGTTTGATGTTGTTGGTATTCCGCAACAAGCAAGGGGGGTGGTTGTCGGAAGAGGAGGGATTCTGCAGTGCAGTGGTGTGGTGTCAGATCCGGTGGCTGCCATAAAAATGCATTATGCGAAAGCTGAACAATTTAGTGGGCAGGCGGGAAGCATTATGAGAGAGGATGATTCTTGGAGAAGTAAAGGGGATGTGAGCAGGTAG